From the Candidatus Hydrogenedentota bacterium genome, one window contains:
- a CDS encoding ROK family protein, which translates to MGKSVLGVEIGGTKLQAALGTGDGTVLNLVRGTVRPEAGAPGILAWMEETLPPLMDSAEMPPEAIGVGFGGPVDSATGSVLVSHQIAGWEGVELRHWFEKRFGLPAVVANDANAAGWAEYCLGAGKGTRQFCYMNIGSGIGGALVVDGRLYDGQGRGAAEIGHTWVPDWTSQTPGAADKVENLCSGWAIERRIRSFGNLVPETPLARCCENDPSRLTCPLLAEAARQGDPVALAEINQVAAALGLALGNLVTLFHPEVIALGGGVSLMGPVLLDPLMAALESRAFGPYRGRYRLLPCALEENVVVAGALLLAGAL; encoded by the coding sequence GTGGGTAAATCTGTTCTTGGCGTGGAAATAGGCGGCACAAAACTTCAGGCCGCGCTGGGTACCGGAGACGGCACTGTTCTGAATTTGGTGCGCGGAACTGTGCGGCCTGAAGCGGGCGCGCCCGGTATCCTTGCATGGATGGAAGAGACGCTGCCGCCACTCATGGATTCGGCGGAAATGCCACCGGAGGCCATCGGGGTCGGCTTCGGTGGTCCCGTGGACAGCGCCACAGGCTCGGTGCTGGTTTCCCACCAAATCGCCGGATGGGAGGGGGTGGAACTGCGGCACTGGTTTGAAAAACGGTTCGGCCTGCCTGCCGTGGTGGCCAATGACGCCAATGCCGCGGGGTGGGCCGAGTACTGTCTTGGCGCGGGGAAAGGCACCCGCCAATTTTGCTACATGAACATTGGCAGCGGCATCGGCGGCGCGCTGGTGGTGGATGGGCGGCTTTATGACGGACAGGGCCGGGGCGCCGCGGAAATCGGCCATACCTGGGTGCCGGATTGGACCAGTCAGACGCCGGGTGCGGCGGACAAAGTGGAGAACTTGTGTTCCGGCTGGGCCATTGAACGGCGGATTCGCTCCTTTGGCAACCTTGTTCCGGAAACGCCCCTGGCCAGATGTTGCGAAAACGACCCAAGCCGCCTAACCTGTCCCCTTCTGGCCGAGGCGGCCCGCCAGGGTGATCCCGTGGCCCTCGCCGAGATTAATCAAGTGGCGGCGGCGCTCGGATTGGCCTTGGGGAATCTGGTGACCCTGTTTCACCCGGAGGTCATCGCCCTGGGCGGCGGGGTTTCCCTCATGGGCCCGGTGTTGCTGGACCCATTGATGGCGGCGCTGGAATCCCGCGCTTTCGGCCCCTACCGGGGGCGCTACCGTCTTCTCCCCTGCGCGCTGGAGGAAAATGTCGTGGTCGCCGGAGCATTGCTGCTTGCCGGGGCGCTATGA
- a CDS encoding formate--tetrahydrofolate ligase, whose amino-acid sequence MTKQKHLDPGSMQDWQIALAAESSMKTVYQLADEMGVEQVELLPYGHYVAKLDFIRILNRLKNCRNGKYVVVTAITPTPLGEGKSTTTMGLVQGLGRLGKRSMGAIRQPSGGPTFNIKGSAAGGGLSQCIPLSEFSLGLTGDIDSINNAHNLSMVALTSRLQHEFNYGDATLAKKGLKRLDIDPRNISTSWTIDFSAQALREIIIGIGSKMDGFMLRSSFQITVSSEVMSILAVATSLRDLRRRMANIVVAFDKSGKPITTGDLEVDGAMTALMYRAINPNLMQTLEGQPVLVHAGPFANISIGQSSVVADLLGLKLSEYLVTESGFGADIGYEKFWNLKCRMSGLTPNCAVIVATVRALKMHGGGPTVVPGKPLDPVYIESHPELVERGLPNLMAHIETVKKSLVRPVVCINHFHTDSDEEVAVIRHAVEAMGVPVAVSRHWAEGGEGARELAGAVVDACEKPAKFRLLYEEDLAIKDKISRIASEVYGAAGVTYTALAENKLAELQQDDTLNRLGICMVKTHLSLSHDPSMKGRPHDWVLPVRDVLVYRGAGLIVPVAGDIRLMPGTASDPAFRRIDVDVETGKVIGLF is encoded by the coding sequence ATGACCAAGCAAAAGCATCTTGACCCCGGCAGCATGCAGGACTGGCAGATCGCCCTGGCAGCCGAGTCGTCCATGAAAACGGTCTACCAGTTGGCCGACGAGATGGGCGTCGAGCAGGTGGAACTGCTGCCCTATGGGCATTATGTGGCCAAGCTGGACTTCATCCGCATTCTGAACCGCCTGAAGAACTGTCGGAACGGCAAATACGTGGTGGTGACGGCCATCACCCCCACACCCCTCGGCGAGGGGAAGTCCACCACCACCATGGGCCTGGTGCAGGGGCTGGGCAGGCTGGGCAAGCGATCCATGGGCGCCATCCGCCAACCCTCCGGCGGGCCGACCTTCAACATCAAGGGGTCCGCCGCGGGCGGCGGTCTCAGCCAGTGCATCCCCCTTTCAGAGTTCAGTCTGGGACTTACGGGTGACATTGACAGCATCAACAACGCGCATAACCTCTCCATGGTGGCGCTCACCTCTCGGCTTCAGCACGAGTTCAACTACGGCGACGCCACCCTCGCCAAAAAGGGTCTGAAGCGTCTGGACATTGACCCGCGCAACATTTCCACAAGCTGGACCATAGACTTCTCCGCGCAGGCGCTCCGCGAAATCATCATCGGTATCGGCTCGAAAATGGACGGATTCATGCTCCGCTCCTCCTTCCAAATCACCGTCTCCTCCGAGGTGATGTCCATCCTCGCCGTGGCCACCAGCCTGCGCGACCTGCGGCGGCGCATGGCCAACATCGTGGTCGCCTTTGACAAGTCCGGCAAACCAATCACCACGGGCGATTTGGAGGTGGACGGGGCGATGACGGCGCTGATGTACCGCGCCATCAACCCGAACCTCATGCAGACCCTCGAGGGGCAGCCCGTGCTGGTGCATGCCGGGCCGTTCGCAAACATCTCCATCGGCCAGTCGTCGGTGGTGGCGGACCTCCTCGGCCTGAAACTCAGCGAGTATCTGGTGACCGAAAGCGGTTTTGGCGCGGACATCGGCTACGAGAAGTTTTGGAACCTCAAGTGCCGCATGAGCGGGCTTACGCCGAACTGCGCCGTCATCGTCGCCACCGTGCGCGCCCTCAAAATGCATGGCGGCGGCCCCACCGTGGTCCCCGGAAAGCCCCTCGACCCGGTGTACATCGAGTCGCACCCCGAACTGGTGGAAAGGGGCCTGCCCAACCTGATGGCGCACATCGAGACGGTGAAAAAAAGCCTCGTCCGGCCCGTCGTCTGCATCAACCATTTCCATACCGACTCCGACGAGGAAGTCGCGGTCATCCGCCATGCCGTGGAGGCGATGGGGGTTCCCGTGGCCGTGTCACGGCACTGGGCTGAGGGAGGCGAAGGCGCGCGGGAACTGGCCGGGGCGGTGGTGGATGCCTGCGAGAAGCCGGCCAAGTTCCGCCTGCTCTACGAGGAGGACCTGGCCATCAAGGACAAAATATCCCGCATCGCCAGCGAGGTCTACGGCGCGGCCGGGGTCACCTACACGGCCCTTGCTGAAAACAAACTGGCCGAGCTCCAGCAGGACGACACATTGAACCGGCTGGGCATTTGCATGGTGAAAACCCATCTGAGTCTGTCCCATGACCCGTCCATGAAGGGCCGTCCCCATGACTGGGTGCTGCCCGTCCGTGATGTGCTGGTATACCGTGGCGCCGGACTGATTGTGCCTGTGGCGGGCGACATCCGCCTCATGCCCGGCACCGCATCCGACCCGGCCTTCAGGCGCATTGACGTGGACGTGGAGACCGGCAAAGTCATTGGCCTTTTCTAG
- a CDS encoding GNAT family N-acetyltransferase encodes MIRPVEPKKGLTFPFNREIEGRTITLKLMDGSEHDALTQFSAKLNDEDRLFMRMDLTKPESIDEWMKNLTCERTRSVLVLEGDGVIGYASLHQNKLLWTRHLGEIRLFILPEYRQLGLGRLLAEVILGLAHDNDVQTVEVHIPRIQPDLQRILQQMGFMPEALLANWLIDPDGHTHDLVIMAYRFNEKVRAGD; translated from the coding sequence ATGATTCGTCCAGTGGAACCCAAAAAAGGCCTGACTTTTCCCTTCAACAGGGAGATCGAGGGCCGTACTATCACCCTGAAACTGATGGACGGCAGCGAGCATGACGCCCTCACCCAGTTCAGCGCCAAACTGAACGATGAAGACCGTCTTTTCATGCGCATGGACCTCACCAAACCGGAATCCATAGATGAGTGGATGAAAAATCTCACCTGCGAGCGGACCCGTTCCGTGCTGGTGCTTGAGGGCGACGGGGTGATTGGCTACGCGAGCCTTCACCAGAACAAGCTGCTCTGGACCCGGCATCTGGGTGAAATCCGCCTCTTTATCCTCCCCGAATACCGCCAACTGGGACTGGGAAGGCTTCTGGCGGAGGTTATTCTCGGGCTTGCCCATGACAATGATGTTCAGACCGTCGAGGTTCACATTCCCCGCATTCAGCCCGACCTGCAGCGCATCCTGCAGCAGATGGGCTTCATGCCCGAGGCCCTGCTGGCAAACTGGCTCATAGACCCCGACGGCCACACGCATGACTTGGTCATCATGGCCTACCGCTTCAATGAGAAGGTCCGGGCGGGCGACTAA
- a CDS encoding BamA/TamA family outer membrane protein: protein MIGRATSTLNHSPNYWGFLLVFLVFAFPCIGVHALAENGYTVNFEGDFNGFRMEEFRNLSDTVKFSGEPVASMNLLRRRAERDVERFADLLRSRGYFGGEVVLDLRGVSGVPEVLFKVAAGPVYKVSRLELLEVDEGNGSKKVFPPEALSNLALRPGASVVSRDILDGERQFLGHFLEEGHPFAEILPREVVVDHAERSAAVTLLVMPGPRTPIGETVIEGLTDVSGDVVLKSLPWKPGDLCRHSLLEKARRRLQDTGLFTMINIVPEETPEAPGFAMMRVSLTERKHRSIGLGADYRSDDGPGVRAMWEHRNLSGMGHRLRTQLELSDLEPNLSVQYDNPFFLRANQTLSLKFKAAILDPDPYESRSLDLSGMVERRLSEALSVGGGLTLRLSHVEQRREKETFFLVSSPWVLSWDRRDDRLDPSEGFLLTTRQEPHLDVTSPDVFFWKSEAGASWYKALDRDKSWVFAARLHLGAIAGEGLRGIPADARFYAGGGGSVRGYGYQRIGPEECGNIIGGRSTADWSLEMRKRLTKSLGLAAFLDGGAAFTSTFPDFSEDPRWGAGLGVRYFTPIGPVRLDAAMPLNPRHGKDDSMQFYISIGQAF from the coding sequence ATGATTGGCCGGGCAACATCCACGCTTAATCACAGCCCCAATTACTGGGGATTTCTGCTGGTTTTTCTGGTGTTTGCCTTTCCCTGCATTGGTGTGCACGCACTGGCTGAAAACGGCTATACGGTCAATTTCGAGGGGGATTTCAACGGGTTCAGGATGGAGGAGTTCCGGAATCTCTCGGACACGGTCAAATTTAGCGGCGAGCCGGTGGCCTCGATGAATCTCCTGAGGCGGCGGGCGGAAAGGGATGTGGAACGTTTTGCGGACCTGCTACGCAGCCGGGGCTATTTCGGTGGAGAGGTGGTGCTGGACCTGCGTGGGGTGTCCGGCGTGCCGGAGGTGCTCTTCAAAGTCGCGGCCGGACCGGTATACAAAGTAAGCCGACTGGAACTGCTCGAAGTGGATGAGGGCAACGGGTCCAAAAAAGTGTTTCCCCCCGAAGCGCTTTCCAATCTCGCGCTGCGTCCAGGCGCCTCCGTTGTCTCGCGGGACATTCTTGACGGGGAACGGCAGTTCCTAGGGCATTTCCTGGAGGAGGGTCATCCTTTTGCCGAGATTTTGCCACGTGAGGTGGTGGTGGACCATGCGGAGCGCTCGGCTGCCGTGACCCTTCTTGTCATGCCCGGACCGCGCACCCCCATCGGTGAAACGGTCATCGAGGGACTGACGGATGTCTCCGGGGACGTGGTGCTGAAATCACTGCCCTGGAAACCGGGAGACCTGTGTCGTCACTCCCTTCTGGAAAAGGCCCGGCGGCGTCTCCAGGACACCGGTCTCTTCACCATGATCAATATTGTGCCCGAGGAAACGCCGGAGGCGCCGGGTTTTGCCATGATGCGCGTCTCCCTTACGGAACGGAAGCACCGCTCCATCGGGCTGGGCGCGGACTACCGAAGCGATGACGGTCCGGGTGTGCGGGCGATGTGGGAGCATCGCAACCTCTCCGGAATGGGACACAGGCTTCGCACCCAGTTGGAGCTTTCCGATCTGGAGCCCAACCTGTCTGTCCAGTATGACAACCCGTTTTTCCTGCGCGCCAACCAAACCCTGTCCCTTAAATTCAAGGCAGCCATTCTGGACCCGGACCCCTACGAGAGCCGGAGTCTGGACTTGTCCGGCATGGTGGAGCGCCGCCTCAGCGAGGCGCTCAGTGTGGGCGGCGGGCTGACCCTGCGCCTGAGCCATGTCGAGCAGCGCCGCGAGAAGGAGACCTTCTTCCTGGTCTCATCGCCCTGGGTGCTCTCATGGGACAGGCGTGACGACCGCCTTGACCCGTCAGAGGGGTTTCTGCTCACCACGCGCCAGGAACCGCATCTGGATGTGACCAGTCCGGACGTTTTTTTCTGGAAGAGCGAGGCCGGCGCAAGCTGGTACAAGGCCCTTGACCGGGACAAGAGCTGGGTCTTCGCCGCACGGCTGCATTTGGGCGCAATTGCCGGCGAGGGGCTGCGTGGCATTCCGGCGGATGCGCGCTTCTACGCGGGCGGCGGCGGCTCCGTGCGCGGGTACGGCTACCAGCGCATCGGCCCCGAGGAGTGCGGCAACATCATCGGCGGGCGTTCAACGGCAGACTGGTCCTTGGAGATGCGCAAACGGCTTACAAAGTCCCTTGGGCTTGCGGCCTTTTTGGACGGGGGCGCGGCCTTCACCTCCACCTTCCCGGATTTCAGTGAGGACCCGCGCTGGGGTGCGGGACTAGGGGTGCGCTATTTCACACCCATCGGCCCGGTGCGCCTGGACGCGGCGATGCCCCTGAACCCGCGCCATGGGAAGGACGACAGCATGCAGTTTTACATCAGCATCGGCCAGGCATTCTAG